The DNA window TTTTCTAAATgtctatttaaataacaaacatTACAGAATTATTTAACGATCAAGAGCTAAAAGAGCTTTGCGACCAACCGAGAGAGGAAACCTGATGCGTTTTATATACTCGCTCATGCCACCGGACATTATAGTTTACGAACGGCTTATGTTTCAGATACACCATATCAGTGCAGTGGGACCATGTGGTGCCTGGGTTCCCTTACATATCGGAGACTGGCACATTGTCACCGGAATCCTGCATATTCGCGCAATGCCTGAACATCGCAGCTCTTTTACGTATGTACACAGTTCAAAGAACTTCATAGATTAAATCAGATTtatctcatataaaaaaaaaaaatctaaatcaaaaaatagattacataaataaaaatacgtcagaaaaatttataaataaatttgcacataaatatgcaaaaaaaattcggaaaaaaatgcttaaatatatttaagttttaagtaataaaatctaaaacataagaataacttaaatatgtttaacaataaaattactaaacaGAATAAATAACATAGCAAATAACGTAAATGAATaggaaaagagaaacaaaaatgGCTTTAGAAAAGTTTTACTCTTGgacataataaaaagaattcaatCTACATCTTTTGTACAGTCGGATGCTGCGTTTACATCAGGCATCGACAAGTACTGCAATGGCAGACAGAGAGAGGCCGCGATCTcgtaaacaaaaaagttatcGTGGTGACAATGTGCTGCGGTATCCTCGCTTGTTTCGGTCTCGATATACTCGCCAATTTTCAAGAAGCCCGCGTAATTGCCGCTCACATGGTGGGAGCGATGACTTGCTTCTCTGCAAGCACTCTCTATTTCTGTCTTCAGGTACATTGTGATGCAAATTATTACGTTCTACCGTGGACTTTTCGATACCAGAGACAATGTTAATTTACTGATAACATTgcaatcattttttaacataaaactgATAAACATTCAACCTTAAAGTAGTGTCAAAGtgactttcttttttaagctCCCACGTTCAACATTTGTAGGCCTTTATTATCTCCAaaaatctctttatttttatctattattatatattttattattttacttatcctattctattttattaagtattatattattttattctttatattttatttatcaaagatCCATTTAGGTAATCTACTCTGATGCGTTTAATCGCTGCATAAGaacttaataatacaataaattttagaaataagcTTAGCTGTGACtgaatcttttaataaagaaaacaattttatatactcataaaataataattataattttgttagacgTATTTAAGCTACAAGATGGTACCAGCTATGAATGGCATAATTATCGTTTATCTGCGTGCAATTCTCTCGGCTCTCACATTGA is part of the Monomorium pharaonis isolate MP-MQ-018 chromosome 2, ASM1337386v2, whole genome shotgun sequence genome and encodes:
- the LOC118644119 gene encoding DNA damage-regulated autophagy modulator protein 1-like; the encoded protein is MAYGKLHVLPLSLFILIPVTFVITYTISVQWDHVVPGFPYISETGTLSPESCIFAQCLNIAALLLGCCVYIRHRQVLQWQTERGRDLVNKKVIVVTMCCGILACFGLDILANFQEARVIAAHMVGAMTCFSASTLYFCLQTYLSYKMVPAMNGIIIVYLRAILSALTLTLTIATIVPGYISMCEFQGNDYKKWLPADGGWGWHVASTICEWALVVVYCTFLLTFVPEFRLINFEDPVVTLMYLDKIENTATSDKTETTIPHDT